One Vigna unguiculata cultivar IT97K-499-35 chromosome 7, ASM411807v1, whole genome shotgun sequence genomic region harbors:
- the LOC114190327 gene encoding 7-methylguanosine phosphate-specific 5'-nucleotidase A isoform X2: MNHSFQLQVQAIIATSFRQRHFSFSSRNTASRVSFSSFCCGRNLEMEEVKVASDFMVGDPALLEKKIDAIRLGGPQKLQVIADFDATLTKFVVNGNRGQTSHGLLQQGNPEYDAKRQQLYEYYHPLEFSPTIGLEEKTKLMEEWWGKTHALLVEGGLTYESIRQSVANANIAFREGVSELFEFLEERDIPVLIFSAGLADTIEEVLRQKLHRSFKNVRIVSNRMVFDDNGSLVSFKGKLIHSLNKNEHALDMAAPVHERFGDMDGPTDDNASLKKRTNVLLLGDHLGDLGMSDGLNYETRISMGFLGTYEKRGLVDLNMLLFAGTYEPQH, encoded by the exons ATGAATCATAGCTTCCAACTTCAAGTTCAAGCCATCATCGCCACCTCTTTTCGCCAACGCCACTTCTCCTTTTCTTCCCGTAACACTGCCTCaag ggTATCATTTTCTAGTTTTTGTTGCGGGAGAAATTTAGAAATGGAGGAAGTGAAGGTTGCTTCGGACTTCATGGTGGGTGACCCTGCGTTGTTGGAGAAGAAAATTGATGCAATTCGTTTGGGTGGTCCCCAGAAGCTTCAG GTGATTGCTGATTTTGATGCCACGTTAACTAAGTTTGTGGTTAATGGAAATCGTGGTCAAA CCAGTCATGGCCTTTTGCAGCAGGGTAATCCAGAATATGATGCCAAAAGGCAGCAGTTATATGAATATTACCATCCTTTAGAATTTTCACCGACTATTGGACTTGAAGAGAAAACGAAGCTCATGGAAGAGTG GTGGGGAAAAACACATGCTCTACTTGTTGAGGGAGGACTTACATATGAATCAATAAGGCAATCTGTTGCTAATGCTAACATAGCTTTCAGGGAAGGTGTCTCTGAACTTTTTGAGTTTCTGGAG GAAAGAGACATTCCTGTGTTAATATTCTCCGCAGGGCTCGCTGATACCATTGAAGAG GTCCTAAGGCAGAAACTTCACAGATCCTTCAAGAATGTGAGGATAGTATCCAACAGAATGGTATTTGATGACAATGGCAGCCTTGTATCATTTAAAG GAAAATTGATTCATAGCTTAAATAAAAATGAGCACGCTCTTGATATGGCAGCACCTGTACATGAGAGGTTTGGTGATATGGATGGTCCTACTGATGACAATGCCTCATTGAAGAAGAGAACCAATGTTCTCCTTCTTGGCGATCACCTTGGAGACTTGGGAATGTCTGATGGTTTGAATTATGAGACTCGAATATCCATGGGATTTCT AGGGACTTATGAGAAAAGAGGATTAGTTGACTTGAATATGTTACTGTTTGCTGGCACATAT gaACCACAACATTGA
- the LOC114190327 gene encoding 7-methylguanosine phosphate-specific 5'-nucleotidase A isoform X1, which translates to MNHSFQLQVQAIIATSFRQRHFSFSSRNTASRVSFSSFCCGRNLEMEEVKVASDFMVGDPALLEKKIDAIRLGGPQKLQVIADFDATLTKFVVNGNRGQTSHGLLQQGNPEYDAKRQQLYEYYHPLEFSPTIGLEEKTKLMEEWWGKTHALLVEGGLTYESIRQSVANANIAFREGVSELFEFLEERDIPVLIFSAGLADTIEEVLRQKLHRSFKNVRIVSNRMVFDDNGSLVSFKGKLIHSLNKNEHALDMAAPVHERFGDMDGPTDDNASLKKRTNVLLLGDHLGDLGMSDGLNYETRISMGFLNHNIENSLSCYREAFDVVFMNDAAMWGVIKLVSRMCSSGA; encoded by the exons ATGAATCATAGCTTCCAACTTCAAGTTCAAGCCATCATCGCCACCTCTTTTCGCCAACGCCACTTCTCCTTTTCTTCCCGTAACACTGCCTCaag ggTATCATTTTCTAGTTTTTGTTGCGGGAGAAATTTAGAAATGGAGGAAGTGAAGGTTGCTTCGGACTTCATGGTGGGTGACCCTGCGTTGTTGGAGAAGAAAATTGATGCAATTCGTTTGGGTGGTCCCCAGAAGCTTCAG GTGATTGCTGATTTTGATGCCACGTTAACTAAGTTTGTGGTTAATGGAAATCGTGGTCAAA CCAGTCATGGCCTTTTGCAGCAGGGTAATCCAGAATATGATGCCAAAAGGCAGCAGTTATATGAATATTACCATCCTTTAGAATTTTCACCGACTATTGGACTTGAAGAGAAAACGAAGCTCATGGAAGAGTG GTGGGGAAAAACACATGCTCTACTTGTTGAGGGAGGACTTACATATGAATCAATAAGGCAATCTGTTGCTAATGCTAACATAGCTTTCAGGGAAGGTGTCTCTGAACTTTTTGAGTTTCTGGAG GAAAGAGACATTCCTGTGTTAATATTCTCCGCAGGGCTCGCTGATACCATTGAAGAG GTCCTAAGGCAGAAACTTCACAGATCCTTCAAGAATGTGAGGATAGTATCCAACAGAATGGTATTTGATGACAATGGCAGCCTTGTATCATTTAAAG GAAAATTGATTCATAGCTTAAATAAAAATGAGCACGCTCTTGATATGGCAGCACCTGTACATGAGAGGTTTGGTGATATGGATGGTCCTACTGATGACAATGCCTCATTGAAGAAGAGAACCAATGTTCTCCTTCTTGGCGATCACCTTGGAGACTTGGGAATGTCTGATGGTTTGAATTATGAGACTCGAATATCCATGGGATTTCT gaACCACAACATTGAGAACTCACTCAGCTGCTATCGAGAAGCTTTTGATGTTGTTTTTATG AATGATGCAGCCATGTGGGGAGTTATCAAATTGGTCTCTCGAATGTGTTCAAGTGGTGCTTGA